The following are encoded in a window of Lactobacillus acidophilus genomic DNA:
- a CDS encoding AI-2E family transporter → MNYKKHRGETLFKRWFLNNRFSIVLLNILLFFLIIWVFNKISFVLNPAWVFFSAILPPLLLALIQYYIMNPVVDWFEKKFRVPRVLTIIVLFLFVVIAMIWIINILVPIAQHQINSLVKNWPHIWNDAVNATQNALRDPRLHSVKGSIQGMIDDTQKTLFKSGQNTVNSTLGNISSAVSIITMIVMTLLTAPFILFFMLKDGHQLRPYITKFVPETWQQSFSKLLYDINYAVASYIRGQITVAFWVGVMFTIGYIIIGLPYGLALAILAGFMNLIPYFGTPLALIPVIVISIMTSGSMLVKVLIVFAIEQTIETRILSPLVMGNKMQMHPVTTILLLIGASSVWGLWGVIFGIPIYAVLKIIVSRVYNYYRRESDIFSNEDAASLTTGDADESKK, encoded by the coding sequence ATGAATTATAAAAAACATAGGGGTGAAACCTTATTTAAAAGATGGTTCCTAAATAACCGTTTTAGTATTGTTTTATTAAACATCTTATTATTCTTCTTAATTATTTGGGTTTTTAATAAAATATCATTTGTATTGAATCCTGCTTGGGTATTTTTCAGTGCGATTTTACCGCCATTACTTTTAGCACTTATTCAATACTATATTATGAATCCTGTTGTAGATTGGTTCGAAAAGAAATTCAGAGTTCCAAGAGTATTAACAATTATTGTTTTATTCTTGTTCGTAGTTATTGCTATGATCTGGATTATTAATATTCTGGTTCCTATTGCACAACATCAGATTAATTCATTGGTTAAAAACTGGCCTCATATCTGGAATGATGCAGTTAATGCTACGCAAAATGCATTGCGTGATCCACGTCTTCATTCGGTTAAGGGTAGTATCCAAGGTATGATTGATGATACGCAAAAGACTCTATTTAAGTCTGGACAAAATACTGTAAATTCAACTTTAGGCAATATTTCCTCTGCTGTAAGTATTATTACGATGATAGTAATGACTTTGCTTACTGCACCGTTCATATTATTCTTTATGCTTAAAGATGGTCATCAGTTACGTCCATATATTACTAAATTTGTGCCAGAAACTTGGCAACAAAGTTTTAGTAAATTGCTGTATGATATTAATTATGCTGTAGCCTCATATATTCGTGGTCAAATTACGGTTGCCTTTTGGGTAGGCGTTATGTTTACGATCGGCTATATAATTATTGGGTTACCATATGGTTTGGCCTTAGCTATTTTGGCTGGATTTATGAATTTAATTCCATACTTTGGTACACCACTTGCTTTAATTCCTGTAATTGTAATTTCAATTATGACTTCAGGCTCAATGCTGGTTAAAGTATTAATTGTTTTTGCAATCGAACAAACAATTGAAACAAGAATTTTGAGTCCATTGGTTATGGGGAATAAGATGCAAATGCATCCTGTTACCACAATCTTACTTTTAATCGGTGCAAGTTCTGTATGGGGGCTTTGGGGTGTTATTTTCGGTATTCCGATCTATGCCGTCTTGAAGATTATTGTGTCCCGCGTGTACAATTATTATCGAAGAGAATCTGATATTTTTAGTAACGAAGATGCTGCTTCTTTAACCACGGGGGATGCAGATGAAAGTAAGAAATAA